Sequence from the Hamadaea flava genome:
TGCTGGTGGAGGACGACCGGATCGAGTACCGGATGAGCCTGCTCTCCCCGTAGCCGCGGCTCCGCTCGGCTTTGGGCTGGATCAGGGTTCTGGGTCGAATTCGCCGGGGAGCCTCTTGGGCGAGCCGCCAGGAGTGCATTCAGCGCATGATTCGACCGGGAACCCTGATCCAGCGCGTACTGGGTCAGGGGCGCTGAGCCGGCGACTGGGTCTGGCTCGGGTCACGCTCGATGACCGGCTCCAGCACGTCGTCGATCGCCTTGAGTAGATCCGCGCCCAGCTTCACGCCGGACGCCTTGACGGTGTCCCGGAGCTGCTCCGGCCGGGTCGCGCCGACGATGGCGCTGGACACGTTCGGGTTCTGCAGCACCCAGGCCACGGCCAGCTGGGCCAGCGTCAGGTCGGCCTGCGCCGCGATCGGCTTGAGCTGCTGCACCCGGGTCAGCACGTCGTCAGCGAGCCACTTCTGGATGAAGTGCGAGTTCGCCTCGTCGGTCGCCCGGGAGCCGGCGGGCGGCGGCTGCCCCGGCAGGTACTTGCCGGTCAGGACGCCCTGCGCCATCGGCGACCAGACGATCTGGCCGAGCCCCAACTCCTCGGAGGTGGGCACGACCTGGGCCTCGATCACGCGCCACAGCATGGAGTACTGCGGCTGCGACGAGACCAGCGGGATGCGCAGCTCGGTCGCCAGCGTGTGAGCCTGCCGGATCTGGTCGGCGGTCCACTCCGAAACGCCGATGTAATGCGCCTTCCCCGCGTGGACGATGTCGGCGAACGCCACCATCGTCTCCTCCAGCGGGGTGCTGTAGTCGAAACGGTGAGCCTGGTAAAGGTCGACGTAGTCGGTCTGCAGCCGGCGCAGCGACCCGTCGATCGACTCCATGACGTGCTTGCGGGACAGGCCACGGTCGTTGCGGCCCGGCCCGGTCGGCCAGTAGACCTTCGTGAAGATCTCCAGCCCCGCCCGGCGCTCGCCCTTGAGCGCCCGGCCCAGCACCTCCTCGGCGCGGGTCCCGGCGTACACGTCGGCGGTGTCGAAGGTGGTGATGCCGAGGTCCAGCGCCTCGCGTACGCACGCCTGCGCGGCCTCCTCCTCGACCTGCGAGCCGTGCGTGATCCAGTTGCCGTAGGAGATTTCACTGACGAGCAGGCCAGAGCGGCCGAGATGACGGAACTCCATGCAGCCGACCCTATCGGGTCAGTCACCGGGGAGCCGCTCGGGTGAGCCGTCAGGAATGCAGTCAGAGCACGGGTTTGGTGTCCGCCAGCAGTCGGTCGATCTCCTCGATGACGGCGATCCGGCTGCCCAGCTCCATGTCGATCAGTGGCCGGCCGCGCCGGTCGAGCGCACCCCACTTGCCCTGCGGGCTGGCCACCAGGAACGCCACGGGGTGAATCACCAGCGCCGGGTGCACCGGCGGGACGACCATCTTGCCGGACTTGTCGACCACGCCCTTGCGCCCGCCGTTGTCGACGATGGCCAGGCCCTCGTCGGTGAAACCGTCGACGTAACGGCCGTCGGTCAGCGCGGTGGCGAACGCCGCGAACTGCGTCGGCACCACGACCTTGCCGGCCTTGTCGACCGCGCCCCAGCCGCCGCGGCGTACCGCGGCGACCCCACGGCGGAACGGCCGGACGTCGTCGAAGCCGCCCGGGATCACGACGCGGTTCTTCTTGTCGATCGCGACCCAGCCACTGTGCCCGTCGCGGGACACCCAGGCCAGGCCCTCGCTGAACGAGCCGACCCCGAGCCAGCCCGCGTTCGCGTCGATCAGCCGCAGCCCGGCCTCGTCGATCAGCTCCCAGGTCTCCGACTCCGGGCGGCGTACCCAGGCGACCCCGTCGCGGAACGGCTGGACGTCGGCGAACGCCGGGGAGATCCCGGTCGTGCCGGACGGATCCACGTAACCCCAGCACTGCTTCTTGTCGTCGAACTGCGGCACCGGCGGCTTGTGCACCCGCAGGATCTCGTCCCGCGTACGCGGATAGGGGCCCCAGCCGTTCTCGGCGACCTTGCGGAAGACGGCGTCGAGGGCGATCTCGGTCCGGGCCATCAGCTCCGGGTCCTCGACCTTGCGCAGCTCGAGCGCCTTCTCGAAGTGGTTGCAGGCCTCGATGTAGCGGCCCTGGTCGTAGCAGGACTTGCCGGCGTGCTCATGCATCGTCGCGCGCAACCGGTCGGGCAGCTCCGGCGAGTTCGCCTCGGCGAACAACTGGTCGGCGTCGGCGAAGTCGCCCCGCCACTGCAACACGTGCGCCAACCGGGCCTGCGCGATCGCGATCCGGCGCAACTGACCGGTCGCCTCGGCGTGCATCAGCGCCATCTTGGCGTCCGACAGCGCCTTGCTCAGGTCGCCGAGAATTCGGGAGACCACGGCGCGCAGGCTCAGCAGCCGCGCGCGTACGGCGTTGTCGGTCGCCGGGGTGAGCTTGGTGGTCAGCCGATCCCGGATCTCCCGCAGCAGATCCGGATCGTCGACGAGCTCGCGCAGCGTGTCGTGGTGGAACCGCCACTCGACGGCGGCCAGCTCCTGCTCCGGGTCCGGCGTCTTCTCGTCGGCCGCCGGTTCCTCAGCCGCCTCGGGCTCGTCGCTCGCCTCCCCGACCGGCTTCGGCTCGACCTCGGTCGCCTGCTCCTCGGCCGCCGTGACGTCGGCCAGCGTCTTCGGGCGTACCAGGGGATGCAACATCGTGGGCGCGGACAGCGCGGGAGCCGCGCCGCTCGCGCTGGCGGCGACCGGAAGCACGGTGTCCGGCGTGGCCACGGCGGCGGGCGAGACCGGCGCGTCCGAGTGCTCCTGGTCGACCGGCGCAGGGCTCACCGGCGCAGGGCTCACCGGAACGCCGCTCGCGGGTACGGCACTGGTGGGTACGGCGCTGGTGGGCACAGCACTGGTTGGCACGGCGCTCACCGGAGCGGCGCTGACCGGGGCGGCACTGACCGGGGCCGCGCTCGCCGGAACGGCGCTCACGGGAGCCGCGCTCGACGGCGGAACGGCGCTCACTGGAGCTGCGCTCACTGGAGCCGCACTCGACGGCGGAACGGCGCTCATTGGACCGGCGCTCACTGGCGCCGCGCTTACCGGCGGAGCACTGAACGGGGCCGTTTGCGGCGCGGCTGGTGCCTGCGGTCCGGCAGCCGCCTGCGGGACGGCCGCCGAGCCGTGGGCGCCGCGGCCTTGTCCCTGCTGGCTTTGACCCTGCTGGCTTTGACCCTGCTGGCCCTGACCCTGCTGGTCGGGCTGACCCTGCGGACCGTGCTGGCCTTGCCCGTGCTGACCCTGCCCGTGCTGACCCTGCCCCGGCTGGCCTTGCTGCGGGCCGGGCTGGCCGTAGACCTGGCCGGGCGGGCCGAACTGCGGGCCGTGGCCCGGCTGGCCCTGCGGTCCCGGGCCGTGCTGTCCCGGCTGGCCCTGTCCAGGGTGGCCTTGCCCGGGCTGGCCGTGTCCTGGCTGCCCGTGCTGACCCTGCCCCGGCTGGCCTTGCTGCGGGCCGGGCTGGCCGTAGACCTGGCCGGGCGGGCCGAACTGCTGGCCCTGCGGCTGACCGTGCGGCGGCTGCGGGTGCCCCGGCTGGCCGTACCCCGGCTGGCCCTGCTGACCGTGTCCCTGCTGTCCCGGCTGTCCCGGCTGGCCGGGCTGGCCCTGCGGACCGTGCTGGCCCTGCTGCGGGCCGGGCTGGCCGTAGACCTGGCCGGGCGGGCCGTACTGCGGCTGACCGTGCGGTGCCTGCGGACCGCCCGGGTACTGCCCCGGGGGGAACTGGCCGGGCGGCGGACCGTAGCCGGGCTGCGCGTAACCCGCGCCCGGGTGCTGCGGCTGACCAGGGTGCTGTGGCTGGCCGGGGTGCTGCTGGTGGCCGTTGGGGCCCGGCGGCAGCGGCTGGCCGTTCGGCCCGAACTGCGGCTGCGCCATGCCGGTCGCACGGGGCGGGAACGGCCCCGGCGGCGTGGCTTGGCCGTGCTGCTGCGGATCGGGGTTGTCGTCGGCGGGCTGGCGCTGAGCAGGCACCTTCGACCACGGCGAGGTCGGCGTGCCAGCCCAAGCTGGGACGTCCGACCCGGGCCGGCCGCTGGTGCGCTCGATGGTCACGCCACACCTCGTGAAGATCGGGTCGCCGGTGTCCCGGCGAAAACGGTTGTCCCGCCGTTCCCTGACGACGATAGGGTCACCCCGGCCGGCAGAGAAGATGCGGTTGCAACGGGAGGGTACGGCGTGCCGAATGTCACCGCCACTGTGGCTCGGGTACCTTTCCGAAACTTCTCCGAAGTGGTGGGACGATTCGGGGCATTAGCCGCAATCGGCTTCCGTCGTTATGCCACCTATCGGCAGGCGGCCATCGCCTCGCTGGCGACCAACACGATGTTCGGGTTCCTGAGGTCGTACGTCCTGCTCGGAGTGGCCGCCGGAACGGGTGCGGCGGCCGGCTACTCCACCGAGCAACTGCTCACGTTCGTCTGGCTCGGCCAGGGGCTCATCGGCGTAGTCCAGCTCTGGGGTTGGACCGAGCTGTCCGACCGCATCCGCAGCGGCGACGTCGTGATGGACCTGCTGCGCCCCCAGCGGACCCTGACCACCTACCTCGCCCAGGACATGGGGCGAGCCGGGCTGGCGATGCTCATTCGGTTCGCCCCTCCGCTGATCGTCGCGAGCCTCGTCTTCGGCCTGGCCAAACCGCAGCACGTCTGGACCTATCCGCTCGGGCTGCTGTCCATCGTGCTGGCCGTGGTCGTCTGCTTCTGCTGCCGGTTCCTGGTCAACTGCTGCGCGTACTGGTTGCTCGACAACCGTGGGCCGTCCATGTTCTGGTTGTTCTGCTCCGGCCTGTTCGGCGGGCTGTTCTTCCCACTGCACTTCCTGCCCGAGCCGCTCACGTGGGCGCTGTGGCTGGCGACGCCCTTCCCCTCCCTGCTCCAGGCTCCGCTCGACGTCATCTCCGAGTACGCCGGCCGGCCCGGGCCGCTGGTGATCGTGGGCCTGCAACTGTTCTGGGCCGCAGTGCTGCTCGGGCTGTGCGAGCTGATCCAGCGCCGGGCCGAGCGGAAGCTGGTGGTGCAAGGTGGCTGACCGGCCCTACGTCGCGCTCGCCCTCGCCCAGGTACGCAGCCAGGCGTCCTACCGGGTGTCGTTCTGGCTGGACATGGCGGGCAACCTCGTGGTGCTCTCCGCCGACCTCATGGCGATGCTGGTCATGTTCCAGGTGACCGACGACCTCGGCGGCTTCAGCCGGCCGCAGGTGCTGCTGATGTTCGCGATCACCGCCGTCGCGTTCGCCCTGGCCGATCTGGCCGTCGGCAACATCGAGCGCATCCGCGTCTACGTCCGGACCGGGACGCTGGACACCGTGCTGGTGCGGCCGTTGGGCGTACTGGGGCAGCTGCTCGCGGTGGACTTCAGCATCCGGCGGCTGAGCCGGGTCCTGTACGCGGCGGTCATCCTCGCGGTCGCGCTGCACGCCGCGCACCTCGCCTGGACGGTACCGAAAGCGGTGTTGCTGCTGATCGCGATCGTGGCGGGGGCGCTCTTCTTCGCGGCGCTCTTCGTCGCCTCGGCGACCGTCGCGTTCTGGTGGATCGAGTCGGGCGAGCTGGGCAACATCGTCACCTACGGCGGGCGCGACTTCACGGCGTACCCGATGTCGCTGTATGGGGCGTGGTTCCGGCGGCTCTTCGGCTTCGTCCTGGGCCTCGGCTTCATCTCGTACTATCCGGCGCTGGCCCTGCTGGGCCGGCCGGACCCGATCGGGCTGCCGGACTGGACCGGCTGGGTCGCCCCGCTGGCCGGACCGATCGCCGCCACCGTCGCGGCCCTCATCTGGCGCACCGGGGTGCGGCATTACAGGAGCACGGGATCATGACTGTCATCGAGGTACGCGGCCTGCGCAAGCACTTCACCATCCGCAAGAAGGTGAGCCGGTTCCGCCGGGAGTCCACCGAGGTACGCGCGGTCGACGGCGTCGACCTGACGGTGGAACGCGGCGAACTGCTCGGCTACCTCGGCCCCAACGGCGCGGGGAAGTCCACCACGCTGAAGATGCTGACCGGCGTGCTCACCCCGAGCGGCGGCGAGCTGAGCGTCTGCGGGCTCACCCCGGTGCCGCAGCGGCGGCGGCTGGCCGCCCGGATCGGCGTGGTCTTCGGTCAACGGTCGGCGCTCCAATGGGACCTGCCGCTGCGGGAATCGTTCTCGTTGCTGCGTCACGTCTATCGCGTACCAGCGGGTGATCACGAGACGGCCTTGCGCCGGTGCCGGGACCTGCTGGACCTCGACGCTTTTCTGGACACCCCGGTCCGGCAGCTGTCGCTCGGCCAGCGGATGCGCGGCGAGCTGACCGCCGCGCTCCTGCACCGGCCCGAGGTGATCTTCCTCGACGAGCCGACCATCGGCCTCGACGTGCTCAGCAAGCAGGCGGTCCGGGGTTTCCTCGCCGAGCTGGGCGCCCGGGGCGATACGACGATCGTCCTGACCACGCATGACCTGGCCGACATCGAACGGCTCTGCCGACGGATCGTGGTCATCGACCACGGCCGGGTCGTCCACGACGGCTCGTTGCCCGAGCTGCACGCGCGCTACGGCTCGCGCCGCCGGGTCACGGTCGACTTCGCCGAACCCGTGACGGGGCTCTCCGTCGACGTGCCCGGCGTCACCCTCGAACGAGCCGAGGGCACCCGGCTGGAGTTCGCCCTGGAGAGCACGGCCGAGGTCGGCGACCTGCTGGCGCGGCTCGTCGCCGTCGGCGGCCTGCGCGACGTCACGATCGCCGAACCCGAGATCGAGGATGTGATCTCCCGCCTCTACACCTCCCAGGTCGCCGCCCCGGTCGACTAGACTTCACGGGTCCGCCTCGGTGGACATTTGCTCAGGGCCGTAAGGGGCGTACCGGTTGGGTGGGACGGTGCGCGAAGACTCTTACGCTGGAGCCCTCGCTTGTCTCGCTATCGCGCGGTCGTGCAGACCACCGGCCCGTTCTTCCTCGTCGTCGCTTTCCTGGCCCGGCTGCCCGCCGCGATGGGCCCGCTCGGCGTG
This genomic interval carries:
- a CDS encoding aldo/keto reductase family protein; translation: MEFRHLGRSGLLVSEISYGNWITHGSQVEEEAAQACVREALDLGITTFDTADVYAGTRAEEVLGRALKGERRAGLEIFTKVYWPTGPGRNDRGLSRKHVMESIDGSLRRLQTDYVDLYQAHRFDYSTPLEETMVAFADIVHAGKAHYIGVSEWTADQIRQAHTLATELRIPLVSSQPQYSMLWRVIEAQVVPTSEELGLGQIVWSPMAQGVLTGKYLPGQPPPAGSRATDEANSHFIQKWLADDVLTRVQQLKPIAAQADLTLAQLAVAWVLQNPNVSSAIVGATRPEQLRDTVKASGVKLGADLLKAIDDVLEPVIERDPSQTQSPAQRP
- a CDS encoding WG repeat-containing protein gives rise to the protein MLHPLVRPKTLADVTAAEEQATEVEPKPVGEASDEPEAAEEPAADEKTPDPEQELAAVEWRFHHDTLRELVDDPDLLREIRDRLTTKLTPATDNAVRARLLSLRAVVSRILGDLSKALSDAKMALMHAEATGQLRRIAIAQARLAHVLQWRGDFADADQLFAEANSPELPDRLRATMHEHAGKSCYDQGRYIEACNHFEKALELRKVEDPELMARTEIALDAVFRKVAENGWGPYPRTRDEILRVHKPPVPQFDDKKQCWGYVDPSGTTGISPAFADVQPFRDGVAWVRRPESETWELIDEAGLRLIDANAGWLGVGSFSEGLAWVSRDGHSGWVAIDKKNRVVIPGGFDDVRPFRRGVAAVRRGGWGAVDKAGKVVVPTQFAAFATALTDGRYVDGFTDEGLAIVDNGGRKGVVDKSGKMVVPPVHPALVIHPVAFLVASPQGKWGALDRRGRPLIDMELGSRIAVIEEIDRLLADTKPVL
- a CDS encoding pentapeptide repeat-containing protein; the protein is MGADSAGAAPLALAATGSTVSGVATAAGETGASECSWSTGAGLTGAGLTGTPLAGTALVGTALVGTALVGTALTGAALTGAALTGAALAGTALTGAALDGGTALTGAALTGAALDGGTALIGPALTGAALTGGALNGAVCGAAGACGPAAACGTAAEPWAPRPCPCWL
- a CDS encoding ABC-2 family transporter protein gives rise to the protein MSLLALTLLALTLLALTLLVGLTLRTVLALPVLTLPVLTLPRLALLRAGLAVDLAGRAELRAVARLALRSRAVLSRLALSRVALPGLAVSWLPVLTLPRLALLRAGLAVDLAGRAELLALRLTVRRLRVPRLAVPRLALLTVSLLSRLSRLAGLALRTVLALLRAGLAVDLAGRAVLRLTVRCLRTARVLPRGELAGRRTVAGLRVTRARVLRLTRVLWLAGVLLVAVGARRQRLAVRPELRLRHAGRTGRERPRRRGLAVLLRIGVVVGGLALSRHLRPRRGRRASPSWDVRPGPAAGALDGHATPREDRVAGVPAKTVVPPFPDDDRVTPAGREDAVATGGYGVPNVTATVARVPFRNFSEVVGRFGALAAIGFRRYATYRQAAIASLATNTMFGFLRSYVLLGVAAGTGAAAGYSTEQLLTFVWLGQGLIGVVQLWGWTELSDRIRSGDVVMDLLRPQRTLTTYLAQDMGRAGLAMLIRFAPPLIVASLVFGLAKPQHVWTYPLGLLSIVLAVVVCFCCRFLVNCCAYWLLDNRGPSMFWLFCSGLFGGLFFPLHFLPEPLTWALWLATPFPSLLQAPLDVISEYAGRPGPLVIVGLQLFWAAVLLGLCELIQRRAERKLVVQGG
- a CDS encoding ABC transporter permease, translating into MADRPYVALALAQVRSQASYRVSFWLDMAGNLVVLSADLMAMLVMFQVTDDLGGFSRPQVLLMFAITAVAFALADLAVGNIERIRVYVRTGTLDTVLVRPLGVLGQLLAVDFSIRRLSRVLYAAVILAVALHAAHLAWTVPKAVLLLIAIVAGALFFAALFVASATVAFWWIESGELGNIVTYGGRDFTAYPMSLYGAWFRRLFGFVLGLGFISYYPALALLGRPDPIGLPDWTGWVAPLAGPIAATVAALIWRTGVRHYRSTGS
- a CDS encoding ABC transporter ATP-binding protein, with the translated sequence MTVIEVRGLRKHFTIRKKVSRFRRESTEVRAVDGVDLTVERGELLGYLGPNGAGKSTTLKMLTGVLTPSGGELSVCGLTPVPQRRRLAARIGVVFGQRSALQWDLPLRESFSLLRHVYRVPAGDHETALRRCRDLLDLDAFLDTPVRQLSLGQRMRGELTAALLHRPEVIFLDEPTIGLDVLSKQAVRGFLAELGARGDTTIVLTTHDLADIERLCRRIVVIDHGRVVHDGSLPELHARYGSRRRVTVDFAEPVTGLSVDVPGVTLERAEGTRLEFALESTAEVGDLLARLVAVGGLRDVTIAEPEIEDVISRLYTSQVAAPVD